The region ACACTATCATGCATCAGGCAAGGTAGTTTTGCCCACTTCAACATCGATATCTCCTCCAGTAACATTGTCTTACTTAATATAAGACCAGGATCAAAGCAAAAAAGTTCACGTAAAAATGAATGTTTTTATTATCGTCTGAATAGACAAATACATGCGGTTCAAAATATCTTCTGCGACAGGGCAGGAGGTTGGGACCTGACAGGTTCCGCCTCCTGTTTTGTTATTCTTCTTCCTCCGCAAGCGTAAAAACAAAAAAATCAGATAGACCTGGCATGATTCGGTAGAAAAAGGTGGAAGAAAAAGTAAAAAGCCTGCAAGGTAAAACCCTCGCAAGCCTTTTTAGTACTGGTGGAGATAAGCGGGATCGAACCGCTGGCCTCTTGAATGCCATTCAAGCGCTCTCCCAGCTGAGCTATACCCCCATAATTAAGTAAATCGCAATTACAGTTGTAATTATACTGAGACAATGTCATAATGTCAAGAGCAGTTTTTCTGAAAATGTGTTTTCTGAAAAAATTAAATAACTGTTTGCAGGTACTTATTAAAGCTATGCAGAATACTTCTGGCATAAATGTGACTATAATCAGCTTATTGAACGTGAAAGAAGGAACTCACTATGATGCTTATAAAAACCGGACTCTTGATTGACGGCACAGGCGGTGCGGCTCACCCAACCTGCTATCTGGCCATCGAAAACGGCCGCATTGCCGGCAGAGGGCAGGCGGGAGATTTTGCTACCGCCGATGTGGCGAAGGCGGTTGATTTCTCTCCATATACTGTTATGCCTGGGCTCATTGATACCCATGTACACCTTTTTTTAGAAGGTATTTCCGACTTAAAAGCCCGTACACTTAGGTGGAAGGAAAGTAAAGACACCATACTCATTCGGGCAGTAAATAACCTGGCTTTGGCACTTAGGCAAGGTGTAACCACTGTCCGCGATTTGGGCGGGCCATATGGTATTAATGCTCTTCTGAAAAAGGCTGTCAGTCAAGGCGTAACTGTTGGTCCCCAGGTACTTACCGCCTGTCAAGCCATCTCAATAACCGGCGGCCATTTCCATTATGCCGGCGGGCGGGAAGCTGACGGACCGGAAGAGATGGTCAAGGCAGTGCGCGAACAGGCCAAAGGCGGCGCTGATTGCATAAAGATTATGATGACAGGTAGTGTTAATTTTATCCGTCAGGATGCTGGTGTGGTCGAACTGTCGCAGGCTGAAACCCAGGCGGTGGTCCATGAGGCGCAGCGGCTGAATAAACCGGTTGCCGTGCACGCGAACGGTGTGGATGGCGTTCGTCAGGCCCTGAGTGCTGGCGTGTCTACTATTGAACATGGCGCGCTTATTGATGAGGTTACGGCTGACTTGATTGCTGCCAGTCAAGTTTACTGGATTCCTACGTTGGTACCGTTTGAACGTATGCTGGACTATGGCCGTAACCATCGGACCAAGACGCTGCCTGCTGAGGGGATTGAACAAGTTTA is a window of Sporomusaceae bacterium ACPt DNA encoding:
- the hutI_3 gene encoding Imidazolonepropionase — encoded protein: MMLIKTGLLIDGTGGAAHPTCYLAIENGRIAGRGQAGDFATADVAKAVDFSPYTVMPGLIDTHVHLFLEGISDLKARTLRWKESKDTILIRAVNNLALALRQGVTTVRDLGGPYGINALLKKAVSQGVTVGPQVLTACQAISITGGHFHYAGGREADGPEEMVKAVREQAKGGADCIKIMMTGSVNFIRQDAGVVELSQAETQAVVHEAQRLNKPVAVHANGVDGVRQALSAGVSTIEHGALIDEVTADLIAASQVYWIPTLVPFERMLDYGRNHRTKTLPAEGIEQVYFRHQAMVLRAYQAGAKIVAGTDAGALGVEHGDVWREIGLLVECGLPPVAALHAATGLAAKAVGMDSQIGTIETGKRADLLVLEGNPLMDITCIRKIVTVFKNGKEYPR